Sequence from the Oncorhynchus gorbuscha isolate QuinsamMale2020 ecotype Even-year unplaced genomic scaffold, OgorEven_v1.0 Un_scaffold_8123, whole genome shotgun sequence genome:
agggggtacagagtcaatgtggaggctatatacagggggtacagagtcaatgtggaagctatatacagggtattattacggtacagagtcaatgtcaatGTGCAAGTccaagctatatacaggggtacagagtcaatgtgcaagctatatacagggtattacggtacagagtcaatgtggaggctatatacagggtattacggtacagagtcaatctggaggctatatacagggtattacagtacagagtcaatgtggaggctatatacagggtattaatgcggtacagagtcaatgtggaggctatatacaggggtaaatacggtacagagtcaatgtagagctatatacaggatattaCGATacgagagtcaatgtggaggctatatacagggtattacggtacagactcaatgtggaggctatatacagggtattacggtacagagtccaatgtggaggctatatacagggtattacagtacagagtcaatgtggaggctatacagtattacggtacagagtcaatgtggagactatgtACAGGGTACCGacccaagtcaatgtggaggctataaccAGGGtattgcggtacagagtcaatctggaggctatatacaggtattacagtacagtcaatgtggagctatatacggtattacggtacagagtcaatgtggaggctatatacagggtattacagtgcagagtcaatgtggaggctatatacagggtattacgatacagagtcaatgtggaggctatatacaggaacattgccggtgcagagtcaatgtggaggctatatgcagggggtacagagtcaatgtggaagctatatacagggtattacggtacagagtcaatgtggaggctatatacagggtattcgGTACcagagtcaatctggaggctatatacagggtattacagtacagagtcaatgtggaggctatatacagggtattacggtacagagtcaatctggaggctatacaggtattacagtacagagtcaatgtggaggctatatacagggtattacggtacagagtcaatgtggaggctatatacagggtattacggtacagagtcaatgtggaggctatatacagggtattacggtacagagtcaatgtggaggctatatacagggtattacggtacagagtcaatgtgggctatatacagggtattacggtacagagtcaatgtggaggctatatacagggtattacggtacagagtcaatgtggaggctatatacagggtattacggtacagagtcaatgtggaggctatatacagggtattacagtacagagtcaatgtggaggctatatacagggtattacggtacagagtcaatgtggagactatgtacagggggtaccggtacagagtcaatgtggaggctataaccagggtattacggtacagagtcaatctggaggctatatacagggtattacggtacagagtcaatgtggaggctacagggtattacggtacagagtcaatgtggaggctatatacagggggatacagagtcaatgtggaggctatatacagggtattacggtacagagtcaatgtggaggctatatacagggtattacggtacagagtcaatgtggaggctatatacagggtattacggtacagagtcaatgtgggctatatacagggtattacggtacagagtcaatgtggaggctatatacagggtattacggtacagagtcaatgtggaggctatatacagggtattacggtacagagtcaatgtggaggctatatacagggtattacagtacagagtcaatgtggaggctatatacagggtattacggtacagagtcaatgtggaggctatatacagggggtaccggtacagagtcaatctggaggctatatacagggtattacagtacagtcaatgtggatgctatatacagggtattacggtacagagtcaatgtggaggctatatacagggtattacgatacagagtcaatgtggaggctatatacagggtattacggtacagagtcaatgtggaggctatatacagggtattacggtacagagtcaatgtggaggctatatacagggtattacggtacagagtcaatgtggaggctatatacagggtattacggtacagagtcaatgtggaggctatatacagggtattacggtacagagtcaatgtggaggctatatacagggtattacggtacagagtcaatgtggaggctatatacagggtattacagtacagagtcaatgtggaggctatatacagggtattacggtacagagtcaatgtggaggctatatacagggggtaccggtacagagtcaatgtggaggctataaccagggtattacggtacagagtcaatgtggagcctatatacagggtgttacggtacagagtcaatgtggaggctatatacagggtattacggtacagagtcaatgtggagcctatatacagggtgttacggtacagagtcaatgtggaggttatatacaggggtaccgctacagagtcaatgtggaggctatatacagggggtaccggtacagagtcaatgtggaggctatatacagggggtaccggtacagagtcaatgtggaggctatatacagggggtacaggtacagagtcaatgtggatgctatatacagggggtacaggtacagagtcaatgtggatgctatatacagggtattacggtacagagtcaatgtggaggctgtatacagggggtacaggtacagagtcaatgtggatgctatatacagggtattacggtacagagtcaatgtggaggctgtatacagggggtacaggtacagagtcaatgtggagactatatacagggggtaccggtacagagtcaactgatataagacacttgtatgtagcgaaatgcttaatACCTATATTTTTTATgataatttatttgaattgcgcgccctccaatttcaccgggAGTTGTCGACAGGTGTCCCGCTTTTAAGCAATGGcgtttttctggccactctttcataaagcccagctctgtggagtgtacagcttaaggTGGTCCTacagacagatactccaatctccgctgtggagctttgcagctccttcagggttatctttgttgcctctctgattaatgcctgcctggtccgtgagttttggtgggcggccctctctctcttggcaggtttgttgtggtgccatattctttcaattatttaataatggatttaatggtgttcCATGGGATGTTAAAAGTTTTAGatctttttttataacccaaccctgatctgttcttctccataactttgtccctgacctgtttggagagctcattagtcttcatggtgccacttgctttagtggtgttgcagactctggggcctttcagaacaggtgtgtatatactgagatcatgtgacagatcatatgacacttagattgcacacaggtggactttattgaactaattatgtgacttctgaaggtaattggttctccagatcttatttaggggcttcatagcaaagggggtgaatacatatacactCAACACTTTTCTGTTTTAAtgtttttgaaacaagttatatttttcatttcacttcaccaatttggactatcttgtgtctgtccattacatgaaatccaaaaaaaaatccatttaaattacaggttgtgatgcaacaaaatagggaaaacGCCAagtgggatgaatacttttgcaaggcattgtATGTGGCACCACCCATTGTGGAATAGTTTCTGTACAGCAGATATTTTAGCTAATACCTCACAAGAGATGGACTTACAGTACATGCAAGGCCGTTCCTTAAAAAATGAAGAATAGCTCTCAGTTAACCCACAGAGGTCTCAGTTAACCCACAGAGGTCTCAGTTAACCCACAGAGGTCTCAGTTAACCCACAGAGGTCTCAGTTAACCCACATAGGTCTCAGTTAACCCACATAGGTCTCAGTTAACCCACATAGGTCTCAGTTAACCCACATAGGTCTCAGTTAACCCACAGAGGTTTCAGTTAACCCACATAGGTTTCAGTTAACCCACATAGGTTTCAGTTAACCCACATAGGTTTCAGTTAACCCACATAGGTTTCAGTTAACCCACATAGGTTTCAGTTAACCCACATAGGTTTCAGTTAACCCACATAGGTCTCAGTTAACCCACAGACGTCTCAGTTAATCCACAGACGTCTCAGTTAACCCACAGTGGTCTCAGTTAACCCACAGAGGTCTCAGTTAACCCACAGAGGTCTCAGTTAACCCACAGAGGTCTCAGTTAACCCACAGAGGTCTCAGTTAACCCACAGAGGTCTCCGTTAACCCACAGAGGTCTCAGTTAACCCACAGAGGTCTCAGTTAACCCACAGAGGTCTCAGTTAACCCACAGAGGTCTCAGTTAACCCACAGACGTCTCAGTTAACCCACAGTGGTCCCAGTTAAGCCACAGTTTTATTTCTTGATGTTTAAAACACATTGCAACCTGAAAGGGCGATATGATCCTGTTGCTAAAGATTATTTTGGGGAGAGTTTCAGCCTGGTTTTGAACTGGTCAAAACGTAATATATTAAAGGTATTAAGACCATGGGGGATGTAATGAGCTCAGCCCTCTTGCTTGAGAGCAGGGAATGGATGTGTGTGAATACAAAGCCAAATTTGGCTATGTTTTCCACTGTGTAGATACCATCAACTAACATTCCCCTTTGGGATCACCCTTCCATGGATCTTTTCTTCATTCATATTGGGGTTGTTTTTGTGTGACGTGTACAGGGAGACGTGCACAGGGAGGCGTGCACAGGGAGACGTGTACACGGGGAGCGTGCGAGACGTGCACGGGGAGGCGTGCACGGGGAGGCGTGCGGGGGAGGCGTGCACGGGGAGACATGCACGGGAGACGTGCACGGGGAGGCGTGCACGGGGCGTGCACGGGGAGGCGTGCACAGGGGGCACGGGGAGGCGTGCACGCACGGGAGACGTGCACGGGGGACGGGGACGTGCACGGGGAGGACGTGCACGGGGAGGCGACGCGTGCACGGGAGACGTGCACGGGGGAGACGTGCACGGGGGGGAGACGTGCACGGGGAGACGTGCACGGGGAGACGTGCACGGGGAGAACATGAATTAAGAATGTAAATAATAAACCGGTCTCACTTCACCGTGACATCTGTCACTCTCACCGTAAGGTCACGTTAAAGTGTTTATACTTTTTTATAACCTATACAAACGTTGGATTTTTTGGGTTATTCACTCTagacttgtcacaccctgatctgttacacctgtctttgtgcttgtctctaccccccatgaggtgtctcccatcttcccccATTATCCCGTGTGTATGTATACCTGCGTTTTCTGTTTGCCGTCTTGTCCTACCAGCGTGTGCCCCAGTTTTTCCCTAGTCTTCCCAGTCACGACCTttctgtaggccgtcattgtaaaaaagaatttgtacttaactcaaaatcaaatcaaatgtatttatatagcccttcgtacatcagctgatatctcaaagtgctgtatagaaacccagcctaaaaccccaaaccgcaagcagtgcaggtgtagacgcacggtggctaggaaaaactccctagaaaggccaaaaccgaggaagaaacctagagaggaaccaggctatgtggggtggccagtcctcttctggctgtgccgggtggagattataacagaacatggccaagatgttcaaatgttcataaattaccagcatggtcgaataataataaggcagaacagttgaaactggagcagcagcacagtcaggtggactggggacagcaaggagtcatcatgtcaggtggtCCTAtcttaactgactggcctagttaaataaaggttcaatcagAAATGAGATTAGAATAGGATTGATCAGCAGTGATATATCTCAAAATACAGTGTTCATTGTTTTCACTGCCCttaattgtcacgacttccactgcaggtggctcctcttcctgttcgggcggcgctcggcagtcgtcgtcaccggtctaccgatcccttttcccttttctgttggttttgtcttattggttacacctgtttcttgtttaggtTTTTACTTGGGCTATTTAAGCCGGTAAGGTCCGCCTGCTCTTTTGTGAGGGTTTATTTTTCCTCTGTGTATGTTTGAGGTGATGCGTTTCCCTTTGTTTTTCCTCCGGACTGGTTGGGTCCTGGTTTTGGGCCGGTCTTGTATGTGCGCCCGGTATTGGCGTGACCATTTTCTCTGTGCCGGAATAAAAATTGTTCTGTACcttctgcttcctgcgcctgactccgcacccactactCCTAAAGTGCGTTACATTAATGTCATGAGAATAAGGCCAGGCGCCACGTGATGGGTTAAACCTGTTTGGAGAATTAGACATAGTGGGTCCCAGCCTGacttataatatatgccatttagcagacgcttttatccaaagagacttacagtcatgtgtgcatacattctacgtatgggtggtcccgggaatcgaacccactaccctggcgttacaagcgccatgcttgtaacgccagaaacctgaaaccccacctctttaaggaatacctaggataggataagtaatccctctcaccccccccccccacccctttaagatttagatgcactattgtaaagtgactgttccactggatgtcataaggtgaatgcaccaatttgtaagtcgctctggataagagcgtctgctaaatgacttaaatgtaaatgt
This genomic interval carries:
- the LOC124029904 gene encoding proline-rich 33 kDa extensin-related protein-like translates to MFSPCTSPRARLPVHVSPPCTSPPCTSPVHASPPRARPPRARPRPPCTSPVRARLPVPPVHASPCTPRARLPVHVSRACLPVHASPARLPVHASPCTSRTLPVYTSPCARLPVHVSLYTSHKNNPNMNEEKIHGRVIPKGN